A window from Fragaria vesca subsp. vesca linkage group LG5, FraVesHawaii_1.0, whole genome shotgun sequence encodes these proteins:
- the LOC101313525 gene encoding uncharacterized protein LOC101313525, protein MALVQKYGRPDLFITMTCNPNWEEVKSQLLQGQVPQDCPDLVTRVFHAKLEQLKEDVIKKGVLGKVAAHAFVVEFQKRGLPHVHMLIMLEPNDKLNNPDEYDRIVKAEIPDQNEEPRLYDAVCTHMIHGPCGPLNPRQSCIKKGTCNKGYPKSFANFTVQGKDAYPMYQRRPNRQPVYLRGQGNMTVDNRWVVPYNPWLLLRYNCHINVEVCGSIKSVKYLYKYIYKGPDRVSLEVQSNPEFDEISQFVDARGPKSFLDLLTVNGALQPTFKQAAENRGLLENDNSIRMCLAEASAIRMPSALRRLFVTLLVYGVPVGVRALWDEFAHFMVEDYTSSDDIANRNRLLRDLNRILQQFGKNIRDYDLPQLTGELEDNIGMPRCIEDELFIHVPQEDIDAIDRLNNDQMVAFNTIMSVVDGKESALFFVDGPGGTGKTYLYRALLANLRRMNHIVLATTSFGIAANILPGGRTAHSRFKIPLKVLPSSMCSIGKQSALAQLVRQSTAIIWDEAPMTNRDVFELVDRTFQDIMDVKIPFGGKIMIFGGDFRQVLPVIPKGTKSQLIEASIMRSSFWPATRILRLRQNMRSINDHRFAEFLLRVGDGSEQVIHDDMIRLPESMVIP, encoded by the exons ATGGCTTTGGTTCAAAAATATGGGAGGCCAGATCTTTTTATCACCATGACATGTAACCCAAATTGGGAAGAAGTTAAAAGTCAACTGCTCCAAGGACAAGTGCCACAAGATTGCCCTGATCTGGTCACCAGGGTATTTCACGCAAAATTGGAACAATTGAAAGAAGACGTAATTAAAAAAGGGGTGCTTGGAAAAGTAGCCGCACATGCTTTCGTTGTGGAATTTCAAAAACGAGGCTTACCGCATGTTCACATGCTGATTATGTTAGAACCAAATGACAAGCTTAACAACCCTGATGAATATGATCGCATTGTTAAAGCTGAAATACCAGATCAGAATGAAGAGCCTCGACTATATGATGCAGTGTGTACACATATGATTCATGGCCCATGTGGACCTCTCAATCCACGACAATCATGTATCAAAAAAGGCACTTGCAATAAGGGTTACCCAAAATCATTTGCGAATTTCACAGTGCAAGGCAAAGATGCATATCCTATGTATCAAAGACGACCAAACCGTCAACCAGTATATTTGCGTGGTCAAGGAAATATGACTGTGGATAACCGCTGGGTGGTTCCCTACAACCCATGGTTGTTATTACGGTATAATTGTCACATCAATGTCGAAGTATGCGGTAGTATAAAGAGTGTCAAGTACTTATATAAGTATATCTACAAAGGTCCTGACAGAGTGTCACTTGAGGTGCAGTCCAACCCAGAGTTCGATGAAATTAGCCAATTTGTTGATGCAAG AGGTCCAAAATCATTTTTGGACTTGCTTACTGTTAATGGGGCTTTACAACCAACATTCAAGCAGGCAGCGGAGAACCGAGGTTTGCTTGAAAATGACAATAGTATTCGAATGTGTCTGGCGGAGGCATCTGCAATAAGGATGCCATCAGCTTTGAGGAGATTATTCGTTACACTCTTGGTGTATGGGGTGCCAGTTGGTGTTCGAGCATTGTGGGATGAATTTGCGCATTTTATGGTAGAAGATTATACTTCATCTGATGATATTGCAAACAGAAACAGGCTCTTACGAGACCTAAATAGAATACTTCAACAATTTGGCAAGAACATTAGAGATTATGACCTCCCTCAATTAACCGGTGAGCTAGAAGATAATATCGGAATGCCAAGATGTATTGAAGATGAACTTTTTATCCATGTTCCTCAAGAAGATATTGATGCAATTGATCGTCTTAACAATGACCAAATGGTTGCCTTCAACACCATAATGTCTGTTGTGGATGGAAAAGAAAGTGCTTTATTTTTTGTTGATGGTCCCGGAGGAACTGGGAAAACGTATCTATACCGTGCGCTGTTAGCAAATTTAAGAAGAATGAATCATATAGTCTTAGCAACAACATCATTTGGAATAGCGGCAAACATATTGCCCGGCGGGAGGACAGCTCACTCCAGATTCAAGATTCCCCTAAAAGTACTACCTTCATCCATGTGTTCCATAGGTAAACAGTCTGCACTGGCACAATTGGTACGACAATCCACTGCAATTATATGGGATGAGGCACCTATGACAAATCGAGATGTGTTTGAATTAGTTGATCGAACTTTTCAGGACATAATGGACGTGAAAATTCCTTTTGGTGGTAAAATAATGATTTTCGGGGGAGATTTTCGTCAAGTCCTTCCTGTCATTCCTAAAGGAACAAAGTCTCAACTCATCGAAGCCTCGATTATGAGATCATCGTTTTGGCCAGCTACAAGGATATTGAGACTGAGGCAGAATATGAGATCCATAAATGACCACCGATTTGCGGAGTTTCTATTACGTGTTGGCGACGGTAGTGAACAAGTCATCCATGACGACATGATAAGGTTACCAGAAAGCATGGTGATTCCCTGA
- the LOC101313224 gene encoding ATP-dependent DNA helicase PIF1-like: MVDRALITPLNDDADMLNEKIISMFPGEEISFYSFDSVEDDIRNLYQPEFLNSITASGLPPHRLTLKTGALIMLLRNIDPKLGLCNGTRLLCRGSYQNLIDAEIMTGEFVGSRVFLSRIPLQSAENAGLLFQLTRKQFPVKLSFALTINKSQGQTIPHVGVYLPDHVFSHGQLYVALSRGVSESTTKVLVKKGSIVGEDGIFTKNVVFKEVLFH, translated from the coding sequence ATGGTGGATAGAGCATTGATTACTCCTTTGAACGACGATGCAGACATGTTGAATGAAAAGATCATCAGTATGTTTCCTGGTGAAGAAATTTCATTTTACTCATTTGACTCTGTTGAAGATGACATCCGAAATCTGTACCAGCCTGAGTTTTTAAATTCAATAACCGCAAGCGGTTTACCGCCGCACAGGTTAACTCTAAAAACAGGTGCTCTAATCATGCTCTTGAGAAATATAGACCCAAAATTAGGGTTGTGTAATGGTACTAGATTGTTATGTCGTGGTTCCTACCAGAATTTGATTGATGCAGAAATTATGACAGGCGAGTTTGTTGGGTCTAGAGTTTTTCTGTCAAGAATTCCTTTGCAAAGTGCAGAAAATGCGGGACTACTGTTTCAACTTACAAGAAAGCAATTTCCAGTCAAGTTGAGCTTTGCTTTGACCATAAATAAATCTCAAGGTCAAACCATCCCACATGTTGGAGTTTACCTCCCAGATCATGTTTTTAGTCATGGACAATTATATGTGGCATTGTCGAGAGGAGTATCAGAGTCTACCACAAAGGTGTTGGTTAAAAAAGGGTCCATAGTTGGTGAAGATGGCATATTTACTAAGAACGTCGTGTTTAAAGAAGTTTTGTTTCATTAG